From the genome of Palaemon carinicauda isolate YSFRI2023 chromosome 6, ASM3689809v2, whole genome shotgun sequence, one region includes:
- the LOC137642106 gene encoding cuticle protein 8-like, producing MKVLVLLMLVIVAVFSAPSPQTAQTQSLYPIIPYEFAFEVSDPPTSNFQNRAEVKLPNGDVFGSWSLLLPDGNIQTVSYNVTGNQGFQYSLVLTPATQTAVAGK from the exons ATGAAG GTCTTGGTATTGTTGATGTTGGTTATCGTCGCTGTGTTCAGCGCCCCATCACCACAAACTGCTCAAACTCAGAGTCTTTAT CCCATCATCCCTTACGAGTTCGCCTTCGAAGTTTCCGACCCTCCGACCAGCAACTTCCAGAACAGGGCAGAGGTCAAACTCCCCAACGGCGACGTCTTCGGCTCCTGGTCTCTTCTGCTGCCTGACGGAAACATCCAGACCGTCTCCTACAATGTCACTGGAAACCAGGGCTTCCAGTACTCTTTGGTCCTCACACCGGCTACACAAACAGCGGTGGCAGGGAAGTAA
- the LOC137642107 gene encoding cuticle protein 8-like: MKVLALVMLVVAAVFSAPSPQSDPINSLYPIIPYEFAFEVADPPTNNFQNRAEVKLPNGDVFGSWSLLLPDGNIQTVTYNVTGNQGFQYSLVLTPATQIAAAGK; encoded by the exons ATGAAG GTTTTGGCATTAGTGATGTTGGTTGTGGCCGCCGTCTTCAGCGCACCGTCGCCACAATCTGATCCCATAAACAGCCTTTAT CCCATCATCCCTTACGAGTTCGCCTTCGAAGTGGCCGACCCTCCGACCAACAACTTCCAGAACAGGGCAGAGGTCAAACTCCCCAACGGCGACGTCTTCGGCTCCTGGTCTCTTCTGCTGCCTGACGGAAACATCCAGACCGTCACCTACAACGTCACTGGAAACCAGGGCTTCCAGTACTCTCTGGTCCTCACACCGGCTACACAAATAGCGGCGGCAGGGAAGTAA